Proteins from one Diorhabda carinulata isolate Delta chromosome 10, icDioCari1.1, whole genome shotgun sequence genomic window:
- the LOC130898830 gene encoding probable prefoldin subunit 4: protein MTSTNSKGTFQPDSDVHITYEDQQKINRFARLNAKLEDFKDEIKTKENDLKNIEDACDEIALFDDDEQIPYLVGEVFIFQNVEKTQKCLEETKNKIDEEIKHLKLKSSEVKETMSDLKSYLYGKFGSHINLEADEE, encoded by the coding sequence ATGACTTCAACAAACAGTAAAGGTACGTTTCAACCAGATTCTGACGTTCACATCACATATGAAGATCAACAGAAAATTAATCGTTTCGCTAGATTGAACGCTAAATTGGAAGACTTTAAAGacgaaattaaaacaaaagaaaatgatCTGAAGAATATTGAAGATGCATGTGATGAAATCGCACTTTTCGACGATGACGAACAGATTCCGTATTTAGTAGGAGAAGTTTTCATCTTTCAAAATGTCGAAAAAACCCAAAAGTGTTTAGAAGAGACGAAAAATAAGATAGACGAAgaaattaaacatttaaaacTCAAGTCTAGTGAAGTGAAGGAAACTATGAGTGATTTGAAATCATATCTATATGGAAAATTCGGAAGCCATATTAATCTCGAAGCAGATGAAGagtaa